Proteins encoded together in one Labrus mixtus chromosome 18, fLabMix1.1, whole genome shotgun sequence window:
- the tbpl2 gene encoding TATA box-binding protein-like 2, whose amino-acid sequence MDESALERYFDDSIADDSSFILGEGLGIQSPTHPTQGPTPSLSMKAGSGTEPGDDLDLSFLPDDLSSQVEPGRHNNMADSQTAALNVSQDSGIFMDFNSQDSTAADSQQGAPPSVPVPSPFCPMTPMTPMTPMTPVTERSGIIPQLQNIVSTVNLGCPLDLKFIALQARNAEYNPKRFAAVIMRIREPRTTALIFSSGKMVCTGAKSEEQSRLAARKYARVVQKLGFPARFLDFKIQNMVASCDVCFPIRLEGLVLTHQQFSSYEPELFPGLIYRMVKPRIVLLIFVSGKVVLTGAKERSEIYEAFENIYPILRGFRKQ is encoded by the exons ATGGATGAGTCTGCGTTGGAGCGATACTTTGATGACTCGATTGCAGAT GACTCCAGCTTCATTTTGGGGGAGGGGCTGGGCATTCAAAGCCCCACCCACCCCACCCAAGGCCCCACCCCCTCCCTTTCGATGAAGGCTGGTTCAGGCACAGAGCCGGGCGATGATTTGGACCTCAGCTTCCTGCCTGATGACCTCAGCTCGCAGGTAGAGCCCGGTCGTCATAACAACATGG ctgACAGTCAGACTGCAGCTCTAAACGTGTCTCAGGACAGCGGAATCTTCATGGACTTCAACTCCCAGGATTCCACAGCAGCTGACAGCCAGCAGGGAGCGCCACCGTCTGTACCGGTGCCCTCCCCCTTCTGCCCCATGACCCCCATGACCCCCATGACCCCAATGACCCCTGTGACTGAGAGATCAGGGATCATCCCCCAGTTACA GAACATTGTCTCCACAGTGAACCTTGGCTGTCCTCTGGATCTGAAGTTTATCGCCCTGCAGGCCAGAAATGCTGAATACAACCCcaag cGTTTTGCCGCTGTCATCATGAGGATCAGAGAACCCAGAACCACAGCGCTCATCTTCAGCTCCGGGAAGATGGTCTGTACCGGAGCCAAGAG TGAGGAGCAGTCACGGTTAGCAGCGAGGAAGTACGCTCGTGTGGTTCAGAAACTTGGCTTTCCTGCTCGCTTCCTGGACTTTAAGATCCAGAACATGGTGGCGAGCTGTGATGTGTGTTTCCCCATCAGACTGGAGGGCCTGGTCCTCACACACCAGCAGTTCAGCAG ttATGAACCAGAGCTGTTTCCTGGTCTGATCTATCGGATGGTGAAGCCTCGCATCGTGCTGCTCATCTTTGTGTCGGGGAAAGTGGTTCTGACcg GAGCTAAGGAGCGATCGGAGATCTACGAAGCGTTTGAGAACATTTATCCGATCCTGAGAGGCTTCAGGAAACAGTGA
- the fbxo34 gene encoding F-box only protein 34, which yields MHLKSCPKLVRSELRLDASGVQHSSLFVSQQGALLRTYSSNHGNSNRLPLNVISTNTLRCSNTNNHSVSTSVSSLRLKVSPNTPLQLLPPLACLENDTSRLYQTTPEVAEPSLDIWTVIKPGHVREKIAIFASDGHRTDSAGGSECTSTSRSDSGDRTPSVSHAPSSGLLRALKAKGSWEENSSAKRRRRSGNNTNTQQGKRTRVPNAEQPALKTTPWQPDLNQQLSVGRQAVEAVSEAEVEEQKVSVGEMVAFLEQRASEQQPDSKPVLALQRSSASITLSRAPPPEFGDSSEVRGEEPESVKVSDMVAKLESECLKRRTEGDLSRSNSLRRTVGRVLLTTGDQSEPASPSSVRSSLTSSSSSLSGAQPICREPISCSETSPASALSPPSPSCQATPPPGETGLEAQTESGTQRVALTQPTPPWCEEAEPLPGLLFLSAAASETCPPQDLAPSPPDSEPQPTRCRMTCEFEPCPLAPSSDSSSQSERRMRPSESVQEEQVVTLTSCYSVVVPLGRRVCVSHDFLLMRQRLQQLLEPQPYLSVLPHHLLVKIFLLLPTQSLAALKCTCHYFHFIIETYGVRPSDSLWVSDPRYRDDPCKQCKKRYGRGDVSLCRWHHKPYCQALPYGPGYWMCCHGSHRDAPGCNVGLHDNRWVPAFHSINVPIYRRSCLDN from the coding sequence ATGCACCTGAAGTCGTGTCCAAAGCTTGTGCGTTCAGAGTTACGTTTGGATGCGTCTGGTGTTCAGCATAGCAGTCTGTTTgtgagccagcagggggcgcttcTAAGGACCTACAgcagtaaccatggcaacagcaacCGCCTCCCACTCAACGTCATTTCCACCAACACACTGCGCTGCAGCAACACGAACAACCACAGCGTCAGCACCAGTGTGTCTTCACTGCGGCTCAAGGTGTCCCCCAACACCCCCCTGCAACTCCTCCCACCGCTGGCGTGCTTGGAGAACGACACGTCCAGACTGTACCAGACCACGCCAGAGGTCGCAGAGCCCTCGCTGGACATCTGGACGGTCATTAAGCCTGGGCATGTCCGTGAGAAGATCGCCATCTTTGCTTCAGATGGACACAGAACAGACAGTGCTGGTGGCAGTGAATGCACATCGACCAGCCGCTCTGACAGCGGGGACAGGACGCCATCAGTGAGCCATGCCCCCTCCTCAGGGCTGCTTCGGGCACTGAAGGCGAAGGGTAGCTGGGAGGAAAACAGCAGTGCCAAACGACGCCGCAGGTCCGGAAACAACACCAACACCCAGCAGGGCAAGAGGACCCGGGTCCCAAACGCGGAGCAACCTGCCCTCAAAACAACTCCATGGCAACCAGACTTGAATCAGCAATTGAGTGTTGGGCGGCAGGCGGTCGAGGCGGTGTCGGAGGCTGaggtggaggagcagaaggTGTCGGTGGGGGAGATGGTGGCGTTTCTGGAGCAGAGAGCCAGCGAGCAGCAGCCAGACTCCAAACCTGTGCTCGCCCTCCAGAGGAGCTCTGCCTCTATCACACTGTCCAGAGCTCCGCCCCCTGAGTTTGGCGATAGCTCAGAGGTTAGAGGGGAGGAGCCAGAGAGTGTCAAGGTGTCAGACATGGTGGCAAAGCTGGAATCAGAGTGTCTGAAGAGGAGGACGGAGGGAGATCTATCGAGAAGCAACAGCTTGAGGAGGACGGTGGGTCGTGTTCTTCTCACCACTGGGGACCAGAGCGAGCCTGCATCACCATCATCAGTGAGATCGTCATTGACATCATCATCCTCGTCCTTGTCCGGGGCTCAGCCTATCTGCAGGgagccaatcagctgctctGAAACATCACCTGCCTCAGCTCTATCCCCACCCTCCCCTTCTTgccaggccacgccccctccagGTGAGACTGGACTGGAAGCTCAGACAGAGTCAGGCACTCAAAGAGTAGCCCTCACACAGCCCACACCACCTTGGTGTGAGGAGGCGGAGCCTCTGCCtggattgttgtttttgtctgctgCTGCCTCAGAGACATGCCCCCCCCAAGACTTAGCCCCTTCCCCCCCTGACTCAGAGCCCCAGCCCACTCgctgtagaatgacatgtgaatTTGAGCCCTGCCCCCTTGCTCCTAGCTCTGACTctagcagccaatcagagaggaggatgaggccGTCTGAGAGTGTTCAGGAGGAGCAGGTTGTCACTTTGACTTCCTGTTATTCCGTGGTGGTTCCTTTGGGccgccgtgtgtgtgtttcgcaCGACTTCCTGTTGATGCGTcagcgtctgcagcagctgctcgAGCCGCAGCCGTACCTGTCCGTGCTGCCGCATCATTTACTGGTCAAGATCTTCCTGCTGCTGCCCACACAGAGCCTCGCCGCACTCAAGTGCACCTGCCACTACTTTCACTTCATCATCGAGACATATGGCGTGCGGCCCTCCGACTCGCTCTGGGTGTCTGACCCACGTTACCGTGACGACCCTTGCAAGCAATGCAAAAAGCGATACGGCCGCGGCGACGTGTCGCTGTGCCGCTGGCACCACAAGCCGTACTGTCAGGCGCTGCCCTACGGCCCCGGATACTGGATGTGTTGCCATGGCTCCCACAGAGACGCACCTGGCTGCAATGTTGGACTCCATGACAACCGCTGGGTGCCAGCGTTCCACAGCATAAACGTGCCGATCTACAGGAGGAGTTGTCTCGACAactga
- the jmjd7 gene encoding bifunctional peptidase and (3S)-lysyl hydroxylase JMJD7 isoform X2, which translates to MESVKKRLTEFSLEAHELYLNSSVPYLDGSPEPLLFFRDWIAPNKPVIIRNAFSHWPALNRWTPEYLREKVGSKVISVSVTPNGYADAVSGDRFVMPEERKMTFSAVLDVIQGKVQQRGVLYVQKQCSNLLDELPELTDDLEPHVPWMSTALGKLPDAVNFWLGEASAVTSSMYQPAVYHQTDDGDFKVIDQSDSKKVPWIPLDPLDPDLDRYPQYIRAHPISFSVKAGEMLYLPSLWFHHVQQSHGCIAVNFWYDMEYDIKYNYYQLLDTLSEDTGSS; encoded by the exons ATGGAGTCCGTGAAGAAACGTCTGACTGAGTTTTCTCTGGAGGCTCACG AACTCTACCTGAACAGCTCTGTGCCATACCTGGATGGGTCACCTGAACCGCTGCTCTTCTTCAGGGATTGGATTGCTCCTAACAAACCCGTCATCATCCGCAATGCCTTCAGCCATTGGCCAGCTCTGAACAGGTGGACTCCAGAATACCTCAG AGAGAAggtggggtcaaaggtcatcagtgtgtctgtgactcCTAATGGTTACGCAGACGCAGTAAGCGGTGATCGATTCGTCATgccagaggagaggaagatgactTTCTCTGCTGTGCTCGACGTAATCCAGGGAAAG gtgcagCAGCGTGGTGTGTTGTATGTACAGAAACAGTGTTCAAACCTTCTCGACGAGCTGCCTGAGCTCACAGACGACCTGGAGCCTCACGTTCCCTGGATGAGCACGGCGCTCG GAAAGTTACCTGATGCTGTCAACTTTTGGCTTGGGGAGGCGAGCGCTGTAACGTCCA gtaTGTATCAGCCCGCTGTGTACCATCAAACAGACGATGGTGACTTCAAGGTTATCGATCAGAGTGACTCCAAAAAG GTTCCGTGGATCCCTCTGGACCCTCTGGACCCGGACCTTGACAGGTATCCTCAGTACATCAGAGCTCATCCAATCAGCTTCAGTGTGAAGGCTGGAGAGATGCTGTATCTCCCGTCACTGTGGTTCCACCACGTCCAGCAGTCACATGGCTGCATCGCAG tgaaCTTCTGGTACGACATGGAGTACGACATAAAGTACAACTACTACCAGCTTCTCGACACGCTGTCAGAGGACACAGGGTCATCGTGA
- the jmjd7 gene encoding bifunctional peptidase and (3S)-lysyl hydroxylase JMJD7 isoform X1, whose translation MESVKKRLTEFSLEAHELYLNSSVPYLDGSPEPLLFFRDWIAPNKPVIIRNAFSHWPALNRWTPEYLREKVGSKVISVSVTPNGYADAVSGDRFVMPEERKMTFSAVLDVIQGKVQQRGVLYVQKQCSNLLDELPELTDDLEPHVPWMSTALGKLPDAVNFWLGEASAVTSMHKDHYENLYCVISGEKNFILLPPTDRPFIPYGMYQPAVYHQTDDGDFKVIDQSDSKKVPWIPLDPLDPDLDRYPQYIRAHPISFSVKAGEMLYLPSLWFHHVQQSHGCIAVNFWYDMEYDIKYNYYQLLDTLSEDTGSS comes from the exons ATGGAGTCCGTGAAGAAACGTCTGACTGAGTTTTCTCTGGAGGCTCACG AACTCTACCTGAACAGCTCTGTGCCATACCTGGATGGGTCACCTGAACCGCTGCTCTTCTTCAGGGATTGGATTGCTCCTAACAAACCCGTCATCATCCGCAATGCCTTCAGCCATTGGCCAGCTCTGAACAGGTGGACTCCAGAATACCTCAG AGAGAAggtggggtcaaaggtcatcagtgtgtctgtgactcCTAATGGTTACGCAGACGCAGTAAGCGGTGATCGATTCGTCATgccagaggagaggaagatgactTTCTCTGCTGTGCTCGACGTAATCCAGGGAAAG gtgcagCAGCGTGGTGTGTTGTATGTACAGAAACAGTGTTCAAACCTTCTCGACGAGCTGCCTGAGCTCACAGACGACCTGGAGCCTCACGTTCCCTGGATGAGCACGGCGCTCG GAAAGTTACCTGATGCTGTCAACTTTTGGCTTGGGGAGGCGAGCGCTGTAACGTCCA tgcacaAAGATCACTATGAGAATCTCTACTGTGTGATTTCTGGAGAGAAAAACTTCATCCTGCTGCCGCCCACAGACCGTCCTTTCATCCCTTAcg gtaTGTATCAGCCCGCTGTGTACCATCAAACAGACGATGGTGACTTCAAGGTTATCGATCAGAGTGACTCCAAAAAG GTTCCGTGGATCCCTCTGGACCCTCTGGACCCGGACCTTGACAGGTATCCTCAGTACATCAGAGCTCATCCAATCAGCTTCAGTGTGAAGGCTGGAGAGATGCTGTATCTCCCGTCACTGTGGTTCCACCACGTCCAGCAGTCACATGGCTGCATCGCAG tgaaCTTCTGGTACGACATGGAGTACGACATAAAGTACAACTACTACCAGCTTCTCGACACGCTGTCAGAGGACACAGGGTCATCGTGA